One Synechococcus sp. PROS-9-1 DNA window includes the following coding sequences:
- a CDS encoding urease accessory protein UreD, with translation MHRLDPWHGTCNLQFFAGSSGSQHQGGCTAPLKLMRAERGENGRCELPLLHTAGGLVGGDQLSINLTLKRDSRCLITSVAAQKVYGSVGRSKLNPQGAWAHQNVKANLDAGSDLEWLPQELVLYADALFEQNLSITLPLNGSFLSAEIVRLGRTAANETLGKGRWRSSIELQRRTPEGRRWELVDRLEISDEALNGVHGLNQQPVFGTLVWAAPFPLQTERINTLLDAVREDRKELEGSMHCGVLPQGLIARYSGLSSRDARFWFSRIWARTRQERDLAAPQIPRVWPLQEHPLRPAEGSF, from the coding sequence CCCCTGAAATTGATGCGCGCCGAGCGTGGAGAGAACGGGCGTTGCGAGCTGCCACTGCTTCACACCGCTGGTGGCCTCGTGGGGGGAGACCAATTGAGCATCAACCTGACGTTGAAACGAGATAGTCGCTGCCTGATCACCAGCGTGGCCGCTCAAAAGGTTTATGGATCAGTAGGTCGCAGCAAGCTCAACCCCCAGGGAGCTTGGGCCCATCAAAACGTGAAGGCGAACCTTGATGCAGGGAGTGATTTGGAGTGGCTTCCCCAAGAGCTTGTGCTCTATGCGGACGCACTATTTGAGCAAAACCTAAGCATCACGTTGCCGTTAAATGGCTCGTTTCTCAGCGCGGAAATCGTACGTCTGGGGCGCACTGCCGCAAACGAAACATTGGGGAAGGGCCGCTGGAGATCAAGTATTGAGCTCCAACGCCGAACGCCTGAGGGAAGACGCTGGGAACTCGTTGACAGACTGGAAATCAGCGACGAAGCGCTGAATGGGGTCCATGGACTAAATCAGCAACCCGTCTTTGGCACCTTGGTTTGGGCGGCACCCTTCCCTCTCCAAACAGAAAGGATCAACACCCTCCTCGATGCGGTTCGGGAGGATCGCAAGGAACTCGAAGGAAGCATGCATTGCGGCGTTCTCCCCCAGGGCCTGATCGCCCGTTACAGCGGTTTATCAAGCCGTGATGCCCGTTTCTGGTTCAGCAGAATCTGGGCTCGAACCCGTCAGGAACGAGACCTGGCAGCGCCACAGATTCCCAGGGTCTGGCCTTTGCAAGAGCATCCATTGAGGCCAGCAGAAGGTTCATTCTGA
- a CDS encoding urease subunit gamma translates to MHLSPQEKDKLLIVTAALLAERRLNRGLKLNHPEAVALLSFLVLEGARDGKSVADLMQEGSTWLRRDQVMEGIPELVNEVQIEAVFQDGTKLVTLHDPIR, encoded by the coding sequence ATGCACCTCAGCCCTCAGGAAAAAGACAAACTGCTGATCGTTACCGCCGCCCTCCTGGCGGAACGTCGTCTCAACCGTGGACTCAAGCTCAACCACCCTGAAGCCGTAGCTTTGCTCAGTTTTTTGGTCCTTGAAGGAGCCAGAGATGGCAAGAGTGTGGCCGACTTAATGCAAGAAGGCAGCACATGGCTGAGACGCGACCAAGTGATGGAAGGAATTCCAGAACTCGTTAACGAGGTTCAAATCGAGGCGGTTTTTCAGGACGGAACCAAGCTTGTGACCTTGCATGATCCGATTCGCTGA
- a CDS encoding type 1 glutamine amidotransferase, producing the protein MTTTLLVIQHVDREGADLIGTIADERGMTIKILRPNRGDTLPDPSTCPNTIALVLGGPMGVNDRHRSNLTWLQSELDWLVEWHRQRKPVIGICLGAQLLAVAAGGTVEPLQVGEPPQPLLEVGIGAIHWVVDPSDDPSLRGLHASEPVLHWHGDRIRLPKEASLLGSSLHCPEQLFRIGDHAAGVQCHWEVTAESLKRWIADDQDYVVGALGRDGPALLRQQWTTIGATVERRGRIAMGQILTDLTNQLHT; encoded by the coding sequence GTGACCACCACCCTGTTGGTGATCCAGCACGTTGATCGCGAGGGAGCTGACTTGATTGGCACCATCGCCGACGAGCGGGGAATGACGATCAAAATCCTGCGACCAAACCGAGGCGATACCCTCCCCGATCCCAGCACCTGCCCAAACACAATCGCATTGGTGCTGGGGGGGCCGATGGGGGTGAACGATCGCCACCGATCCAACCTGACCTGGCTTCAAAGCGAACTTGATTGGCTGGTGGAATGGCACCGACAGAGGAAACCGGTCATCGGCATCTGCCTCGGAGCGCAACTGCTGGCCGTTGCAGCGGGAGGAACCGTTGAACCGCTGCAGGTTGGAGAGCCACCCCAACCGCTGCTGGAAGTGGGCATCGGTGCGATCCACTGGGTGGTCGATCCAAGCGACGATCCCTCGCTGCGGGGGCTCCACGCCAGCGAGCCGGTGCTGCATTGGCATGGCGACCGTATTCGCCTACCTAAGGAGGCCAGCCTGCTGGGCTCATCTCTGCACTGCCCAGAACAACTCTTCCGAATCGGCGACCATGCCGCAGGAGTGCAGTGCCACTGGGAGGTCACCGCAGAATCACTGAAGCGCTGGATCGCTGATGACCAGGACTACGTGGTGGGCGCCCTAGGCCGCGATGGCCCTGCCCTACTGAGGCAACAGTGGACCACCATCGGAGCAACGGTTGAACGCCGCGGCCGGATTGCCATGGGTCAAATCCTGACGGACTTAACGAACCAGCTCCATACATAA
- the ureC gene encoding urease subunit alpha gives MPYRISRQAYAETYGPTTGDRIRLADTELILEVEKDFTTYGDEVKFGGGKVIRDGMGQSQTSRADGAVDTVITNALILDWWGIVKADIGLRDGRIVGIGKAGNPDIQEGVTIVIGPGTEAIAGEGHILTAGGIDTHIHFICPQQIETALASGVTTLMGGGTGPATGTNATTCTPGAFHISRMLQAAEGLPVNLGFFGKGNASTPEALEEQVRAGACGLKLHEDWGTTPAAIDACLSVADQMDVQVCIHTDTLNEAGFVEDTIAAIKGRTIHTFHTEGAGGGHAPDIIKICGEANVLPSSTNPTRPYTRNTLEEHLDMLMVCHHLDPKIPEDVAFAESRIRRETIAAEDILHDLGAFSIIASDSQAMGRVGEVITRTFQTAHKMKVQRGALPEDSSRNDNHRLKRYIAKVTINPAIAHGISSQVGSVETGKLADLVLWKPGFFGIRPQLVVKGGSIVWAQMGDANASIPTPGPVHGRPMFAAFGKALAPSCLTFMSDAAMNDNIQSKLGLERTCIAVEHTRNVGKSALKLNSALPNISVDPQTYEVFADGELLTCEPAEVLPLAQRYLLL, from the coding sequence ATGCCCTACCGCATCTCCCGCCAGGCCTACGCCGAAACCTATGGGCCAACCACTGGAGACCGCATTCGTTTAGCGGACACCGAACTCATCCTTGAAGTGGAGAAGGACTTCACCACCTACGGCGATGAGGTGAAATTCGGCGGCGGAAAGGTGATTCGAGATGGGATGGGCCAATCCCAAACCTCCCGGGCTGACGGCGCCGTTGACACCGTGATTACCAATGCCCTCATTCTTGATTGGTGGGGCATCGTCAAGGCCGATATCGGCCTCAGGGATGGCCGCATCGTTGGCATCGGCAAGGCCGGCAACCCCGACATCCAGGAAGGCGTCACCATCGTGATTGGACCCGGCACCGAAGCGATTGCTGGTGAAGGGCACATCCTCACCGCTGGTGGCATTGACACGCACATCCATTTCATCTGCCCCCAACAGATCGAAACAGCCCTAGCCAGTGGTGTGACCACCTTGATGGGCGGCGGCACCGGACCGGCCACAGGGACCAATGCAACCACATGCACCCCTGGTGCATTTCATATCAGCCGAATGCTCCAGGCCGCCGAGGGGCTGCCCGTCAACCTGGGATTTTTCGGAAAAGGAAATGCCAGCACCCCTGAAGCCCTAGAAGAGCAAGTGCGCGCTGGTGCCTGTGGACTGAAGCTTCATGAGGATTGGGGCACGACACCTGCCGCCATTGATGCCTGCCTGTCGGTAGCCGATCAAATGGATGTGCAGGTTTGCATCCATACCGACACGCTCAACGAAGCCGGCTTCGTTGAAGACACCATCGCCGCGATCAAAGGCCGCACGATTCATACCTTTCACACTGAAGGGGCTGGCGGCGGCCATGCACCAGACATCATCAAAATCTGCGGCGAAGCGAACGTGCTTCCCAGCAGCACGAACCCCACCCGGCCCTACACCCGCAACACACTCGAAGAACACCTCGACATGTTGATGGTGTGCCATCACCTTGATCCCAAAATCCCAGAAGACGTGGCCTTTGCGGAATCACGCATCCGCCGCGAAACCATTGCTGCTGAAGACATCCTTCACGACCTCGGCGCCTTCTCGATCATCGCCAGCGACTCCCAAGCGATGGGACGGGTGGGAGAGGTGATCACACGCACCTTCCAGACCGCCCACAAAATGAAGGTTCAACGCGGAGCCTTACCCGAGGACTCAAGCCGAAACGACAACCACCGCCTAAAGCGCTACATCGCAAAGGTCACGATCAATCCAGCAATCGCCCATGGCATCAGCAGTCAGGTGGGGTCTGTGGAGACAGGCAAACTCGCCGATCTGGTGCTCTGGAAACCAGGATTCTTTGGCATACGACCTCAACTCGTTGTGAAAGGCGGTTCGATCGTCTGGGCCCAAATGGGTGATGCCAATGCCTCAATCCCCACGCCAGGTCCTGTGCATGGGCGACCAATGTTTGCAGCCTTCGGCAAAGCCCTTGCGCCCAGTTGCCTCACCTTCATGAGCGATGCAGCCATGAACGACAACATCCAAAGCAAACTCGGGCTGGAACGCACCTGTATCGCCGTAGAACACACCCGCAACGTGGGCAAAAGTGCACTCAAACTCAATTCAGCCCTACCCAACATCAGCGTGGATCCGCAGACCTATGAGGTATTTGCCGACGGTGAACTACTCACCTGCGAACCAGCAGAGGTGTTGCCCCTCGCCCAGCGTTATCTGCTGCTGTGA
- a CDS encoding urease subunit beta, with translation MALLIPGELLAEPGELELNANREVTTLTVANSGDRPVQVGSHFHFQEANAALIFDRDAARGQRLDIPAGTAIRFEPGDNRDVNLIPFSGARRVVGFNGHINGPLDA, from the coding sequence ATGGCACTCCTGATCCCCGGTGAACTGCTAGCCGAACCCGGTGAGCTTGAACTCAACGCCAACAGAGAGGTCACAACCCTCACCGTTGCCAACAGTGGCGACCGCCCCGTGCAGGTGGGATCCCACTTTCATTTCCAAGAAGCCAATGCTGCCCTGATCTTTGACCGTGACGCTGCACGCGGCCAAAGGCTTGACATTCCAGCTGGTACGGCCATTCGCTTCGAGCCCGGTGACAACCGCGACGTGAATCTGATCCCATTTTCTGGAGCACGCCGCGTGGTCGGCTTCAACGGACACATCAACGGACCCCTCGACGCCTGA